A window of Costertonia aggregata contains these coding sequences:
- a CDS encoding DUF4831 family protein: protein MKLFIVFFVIGNFLCFGQRIQIQNVSSQNKVDNFGIFYCLPKTTIQLEFEIIKESFLPPENLSLCNKLFGDCQTYFGNKNVPYKKSSKIIIQDLKVKTDAIVDSEHIYRVNPSKKWNKNKSVSFTLNENGLIKGASISNIDKSFDIITSAISSFAGLGKSNLFNNDIAVNQQLTESEIILRNRIKRLIGSKYQLITSENFSGDKETLQFKLNEIDKILLKILEGVIGTKQVETQKLRFTILNPDIERDYTLFTVYNSENNTGINIQTDFKDQNFLKPNFRNSNSLGSNKKFEISIKPNGKSMGEILKSKMNSTNNLNGMVYRIPGSVNLKAYYGKVSLKPGENEKIEVFKENYLISQVGAVAYLPYRMDSASLELYEELGWLKSVSVSSSAITSEQVGNLAQTIKDAKKAIDGETEVEELTKKIELLKLRKEYSELLNSKE, encoded by the coding sequence ATGAAGCTATTTATAGTATTTTTCGTCATTGGAAATTTCCTATGTTTTGGTCAAAGAATCCAAATTCAAAATGTCTCATCTCAGAACAAAGTGGACAATTTCGGTATTTTTTACTGTCTGCCAAAAACAACTATCCAACTAGAGTTTGAAATCATTAAAGAGTCTTTCTTACCACCAGAAAACCTTAGTTTATGTAACAAGCTTTTTGGTGACTGTCAGACATATTTTGGAAATAAAAATGTTCCATATAAGAAGTCTAGTAAAATTATAATTCAAGATTTGAAAGTAAAAACGGATGCAATAGTTGACTCAGAACATATTTATAGAGTTAATCCTAGCAAAAAGTGGAACAAAAACAAATCTGTTTCTTTTACACTTAATGAAAATGGGTTAATTAAGGGTGCGTCTATATCTAATATTGATAAATCTTTTGATATAATTACATCAGCAATATCTTCATTTGCAGGTTTGGGCAAATCCAATTTATTCAACAACGACATCGCAGTTAATCAACAGTTAACAGAATCAGAAATTATTTTAAGAAACAGAATAAAGAGATTAATAGGCAGTAAGTATCAGTTAATAACTTCTGAAAATTTCTCCGGAGACAAAGAAACCTTACAATTTAAGTTGAATGAAATAGATAAAATATTATTAAAGATTCTAGAAGGTGTTATTGGCACTAAACAAGTCGAAACACAAAAATTAAGGTTCACTATTCTAAATCCTGATATTGAAAGGGATTATACTCTATTCACAGTTTACAATTCTGAAAATAATACAGGGATTAATATACAAACGGATTTTAAGGACCAAAATTTTCTAAAACCAAATTTTAGAAATTCAAATTCTCTTGGTTCAAACAAAAAATTTGAAATATCAATCAAACCTAATGGAAAGTCAATGGGAGAAATATTGAAATCTAAAATGAACTCAACCAATAATCTTAATGGAATGGTTTATAGAATTCCTGGCTCTGTCAATTTGAAAGCTTATTATGGTAAAGTAAGTCTTAAACCTGGTGAAAATGAAAAAATCGAAGTGTTCAAAGAAAATTATCTTATTTCACAAGTTGGAGCAGTAGCTTATTTACCATATAGGATGGATTCCGCATCTCTAGAATTATATGAGGAATTGGGTTGGTTGAAAAGTGTAAGTGTTTCTTCTAGTGCTATTACCTCTGAACAAGTCGGTAATTTGGCACAAACAATAAAGGATGCAAAAAAAGCAATAGATGGTGAAACGGAAGTTGAAGAATTAACAAAAAAAATTGAGTTGTTAAAGTTGAGAAAAGAATATTCAGAACTCCTTAATTCTAAAGAATAG
- a CDS encoding serine protease — translation MKRINWVSELFLIFFFIVAFFFVIKKCSEDKPIDSSKKNVPFDIDYTTGENQSTWEIIGGEQAKLDEIPWQVAFFIKNKPPNETNFCGGSIVHKGWIITSAHCFKKMYNDTLRVKKFSNVQVYSGSINLEGNGVKSDIEDIIFHPDFDATRLINDIALIKLKKPLELNSKNQSSIPIINEDKYFNLVRTNAMATASGWGIIDEKNTFPKILMKASVPIVDFITCKENYYLINRLVSKDMICAGYNDGGIDSCEGDSGGPLFIEDSLGNKFLFGVTSWGEGCAEPGYYGVYSNIMEHIDFINENCPECLNYSL, via the coding sequence ATGAAAAGGATTAATTGGGTTTCAGAGCTATTTTTGATATTTTTCTTTATTGTAGCTTTCTTTTTTGTAATTAAAAAATGTTCAGAAGATAAGCCAATTGACTCTTCAAAAAAAAATGTTCCTTTTGATATTGACTATACTACGGGCGAGAATCAATCTACCTGGGAAATTATTGGAGGAGAGCAAGCTAAGTTAGATGAAATACCTTGGCAAGTAGCATTTTTTATCAAAAACAAACCACCAAATGAAACTAATTTTTGTGGCGGTAGTATAGTTCATAAAGGTTGGATTATAACTTCAGCTCATTGTTTCAAAAAAATGTACAATGATACTTTGAGAGTCAAAAAATTTAGCAACGTTCAGGTTTACTCCGGCTCAATAAATCTCGAGGGGAATGGCGTGAAATCGGATATTGAAGACATAATCTTTCATCCTGATTTTGATGCAACTAGATTAATTAACGATATAGCTCTTATAAAATTAAAAAAACCTCTTGAGCTGAATAGTAAGAATCAATCATCTATCCCAATTATTAACGAAGATAAATATTTTAATCTTGTAAGAACTAATGCTATGGCTACAGCGTCGGGGTGGGGAATAATTGATGAGAAAAATACATTTCCTAAGATTTTGATGAAGGCTAGTGTTCCGATTGTTGACTTTATAACATGTAAAGAAAACTATTATTTGATCAACAGATTAGTTTCTAAAGACATGATATGTGCAGGTTACAATGATGGAGGTATTGATTCATGTGAAGGAGATAGCGGAGGACCTCTATTTATAGAGGATAGTTTAGGGAATAAATTTTTATTTGGAGTAACAAGTTGGGGAGAAGGTTGTGCTGAGCCGGGATATTATGGTGTATATTCAAATATTATGGAACACATTGATTTCATTAATGAAAATTGTCCAGAATGTTTAAACTATAGTTTATGA
- a CDS encoding helix-turn-helix domain-containing protein: MEYLDDKAFLIAFGKNLRKLRKEKGYTQEELANELDIEISQISRIERGIINTSIVNANSIASVLKIKITELFDLL; encoded by the coding sequence GTGGAATATTTAGACGATAAAGCCTTTTTAATTGCTTTTGGAAAAAACCTTAGAAAACTCAGAAAAGAGAAGGGTTATACCCAAGAAGAACTTGCTAATGAATTGGATATTGAAATCTCCCAGATAAGTAGAATAGAGCGAGGCATAATAAATACCTCAATTGTAAATGCAAACTCCATTGCCTCGGTTTTAAAAATTAAAATCACTGAACTTTTTGACTTACTCTAG
- a CDS encoding AAA family ATPase codes for MNIKTAEKTNIKLRIGISGASGYGKTLSSLLLANGLTKDWSKIVIIDTENGSSNLYAHLGSYRVLSITAPYTPEKYIRAIKTCENEDVHVIIIDSISHEWKGLGGCLDIHSKIGGRFQDWGKVTPRHQAFINSIIESRCHVISTIRRKIEYVLENDDKGKLKVVKHGTKEETRNGFEYEMTLNFELMDENHFARVTKDRTGIFNQNFKFIINTKTGEKLANWCMPNKADTNQ; via the coding sequence ATGAATATAAAAACAGCAGAGAAAACAAACATAAAACTAAGGATAGGTATTAGCGGAGCATCCGGATATGGAAAAACCCTTAGTTCACTTCTACTAGCCAATGGGCTTACTAAGGATTGGTCAAAAATTGTGATAATTGATACAGAAAATGGTAGTTCAAACTTATATGCCCATTTAGGCTCTTACAGGGTTTTATCCATAACCGCTCCATATACCCCAGAGAAGTATATAAGAGCTATTAAAACCTGTGAAAATGAGGATGTGCATGTAATAATTATAGACTCTATCTCTCACGAGTGGAAAGGTTTGGGTGGTTGTTTGGATATACATTCAAAAATAGGAGGCAGATTTCAGGATTGGGGAAAGGTAACTCCCAGGCATCAAGCCTTCATTAATAGTATAATAGAGTCAAGATGTCATGTAATATCAACAATAAGAAGGAAAATCGAATATGTATTAGAAAATGACGATAAAGGAAAATTAAAAGTGGTAAAGCATGGAACTAAAGAGGAGACTAGAAATGGATTCGAGTATGAAATGACCTTGAATTTTGAACTTATGGATGAAAATCACTTTGCTAGGGTCACTAAAGATAGAACAGGCATATTCAATCAAAATTTTAAGTTCATTATAAACACCAAAACTGGTGAAAAATTGGCTAATTGGTGTATGCCAAACAAAGCCGATACAAATCAATAG
- a CDS encoding NUMOD1 domain-containing DNA-binding protein, whose translation MMKEEVFKIYKAENLENGLVYIGATTKEIEERMYDHIYKSKTCTGSYFQEAIGICGPDTFSWEQIDTANDINELANKEKDYIIKYNSFYNGYNSDSGGGIQKTVYQYSMGEGLLINQYDCLESAGNAVNVSKKSIANVCLGYNKTCKGFYWSYKFAEPFTIEKDLRRKDVVKFDLQGNQISTFESVAEASRQTGVSKTCIARCCRGERKCSGGFLWEYRT comes from the coding sequence ATGATGAAGGAAGAAGTGTTTAAAATTTATAAAGCAGAAAATTTAGAAAACGGATTGGTTTATATAGGAGCTACTACAAAAGAGATTGAAGAGCGCATGTATGACCATATATATAAATCCAAAACCTGTACAGGAAGCTACTTTCAAGAAGCAATCGGAATCTGTGGTCCTGATACTTTCTCTTGGGAGCAAATAGATACAGCCAACGACATAAATGAGCTAGCGAATAAGGAGAAAGATTACATTATTAAATACAATTCATTTTATAATGGATATAATTCAGATTCTGGTGGGGGAATCCAAAAAACAGTTTATCAATACAGTATGGGAGAAGGGCTTTTAATTAACCAATATGATTGTTTAGAAAGTGCGGGCAATGCGGTTAACGTATCCAAGAAGTCAATAGCGAATGTTTGCTTAGGCTATAATAAGACTTGTAAGGGTTTTTATTGGAGTTATAAGTTTGCAGAACCATTTACAATAGAAAAAGATTTAAGAAGAAAAGATGTTGTCAAATTTGATTTACAAGGAAATCAAATAAGCACTTTTGAATCTGTGGCTGAAGCATCACGACAAACAGGAGTTTCAAAAACTTGTATAGCAAGATGTTGCAGGGGGGAAAGAAAATGCAGTGGAGGATTTCTATGGGAATATAGAACCTAA
- a CDS encoding tetratricopeptide repeat protein: MLNRILLLVFFSFFSCSYAQKSNEIFGYVVIQNSKTNTGNLEYVPNVSISSNNGYFKPQLTDSNGYFKLIFSNDYDRTKVKLQIEKEGYEVVNLKELEASSIIGNKESIKIVLCKQSELERNRLIYYGLAKEFISIARHRKIYKEGIYRKQLVLDSLNSSLYLNENLLQKVFNIDITAQKLAKEWANQNLDDKSSEYKKAFGLIKKGLFQEAIRILDEIDFKNRLKINQQFIDSENRRIKSSVDKIILSKKRQRSDIKQLVERGELKMLNHDLYGAIADLELALTYDDTNLELILSLAFAYQENNNKNCLNLYHKVYKLTNDMFTKTVVSHNVGVFHLSRGALTLAYPYLLKAEKEREKLYLNGRAKSNYLETLVALARLYYLDPDISAIEAQTPLLKLIAIIDSEKNPSKHRIELLTQAEIEFANLCLMRGDLINAEKSYNKVDSMLKNNMNSIVRAVASFRIASYELRIIKDTVKARYRLEKSIIEYEESVDGIYNLYDNPIKTETEIGYINETLSNMYVLLANCYRETKQKNLVNLCYSRAALLSLYINDKNKKTLRLLLNFIPIMLEVNSHYLSEGDKENSEYNLKQMFLVLNKLKKDNFLLDLNYLYINVKLADYFTAANEFEKAMKLLDNNIKIIEKYFNKNPDKFGFDYILSAIDYGTTYLKLNNKTEYQKSTSLLTLKKSKKHLKYCEFENKYISDLKQNVDILIKEIK, translated from the coding sequence ATGTTGAATAGAATTTTACTTTTAGTTTTTTTTTCCTTTTTTTCCTGCTCATACGCTCAAAAAAGCAATGAAATATTTGGTTATGTAGTAATTCAAAATAGTAAAACTAATACTGGGAATTTAGAGTACGTACCTAATGTATCGATTTCTTCTAATAATGGATATTTCAAACCCCAATTGACGGACTCTAATGGATATTTCAAGCTAATTTTTTCAAACGATTACGATAGAACCAAAGTAAAGCTTCAAATTGAAAAGGAAGGTTATGAAGTAGTCAATTTGAAAGAGTTGGAAGCATCATCTATTATCGGTAACAAAGAATCAATAAAAATTGTCCTTTGTAAGCAATCTGAATTAGAAAGAAATAGATTGATTTATTATGGCCTGGCTAAAGAATTTATTTCTATAGCAAGACATAGAAAAATTTACAAGGAGGGAATTTACAGGAAACAATTAGTGTTAGATTCTTTAAATTCATCTCTTTATCTGAATGAAAATCTACTTCAAAAAGTTTTCAATATTGATATTACCGCACAAAAATTAGCTAAGGAATGGGCTAATCAAAATTTAGATGACAAATCTTCAGAATATAAGAAAGCATTTGGGTTAATTAAAAAAGGGCTATTTCAAGAAGCTATAAGAATATTAGACGAAATCGATTTTAAAAATCGTTTAAAAATAAATCAACAATTTATTGATTCTGAGAACAGAAGAATCAAAAGTTCAGTTGACAAAATTATATTAAGTAAAAAACGTCAAAGGAGCGATATAAAACAACTTGTTGAAAGAGGAGAATTAAAGATGTTGAACCATGATTTATATGGAGCAATAGCAGATTTAGAGTTAGCACTAACGTATGATGATACAAATTTAGAATTGATTCTTTCACTTGCCTTCGCCTATCAAGAAAATAATAATAAAAATTGCTTGAATTTATATCACAAAGTTTATAAACTAACGAATGACATGTTTACTAAGACGGTTGTAAGTCATAACGTGGGTGTATTTCACTTGAGCAGAGGAGCACTAACTTTGGCTTACCCATACCTGCTTAAAGCTGAAAAAGAGAGAGAGAAACTTTATTTAAATGGAAGAGCTAAGAGTAATTACTTAGAAACTTTAGTAGCACTTGCTAGACTATATTATCTAGACCCCGATATAAGCGCTATAGAAGCCCAAACACCCTTATTAAAATTAATAGCTATTATTGACTCAGAAAAAAACCCTTCTAAACATCGGATAGAATTATTAACTCAAGCAGAAATTGAATTTGCCAATCTTTGTTTGATGCGCGGTGATTTAATCAATGCAGAAAAGTCATATAATAAGGTTGATTCAATGTTAAAAAACAACATGAATTCTATAGTTAGGGCGGTGGCTTCATTTAGAATAGCCTCATATGAACTAAGAATTATAAAAGATACGGTTAAAGCTCGTTATAGACTTGAAAAGTCCATAATTGAATATGAAGAGTCGGTTGATGGAATATATAATCTTTATGATAATCCTATTAAAACCGAAACTGAGATTGGCTATATTAATGAAACACTCTCAAACATGTACGTTCTTTTGGCCAATTGTTATCGAGAAACTAAACAAAAAAATCTAGTAAATTTATGTTACTCAAGAGCTGCTTTGTTAAGTTTATACATAAACGATAAAAATAAAAAAACGTTACGCTTACTTTTAAATTTTATTCCTATTATGCTTGAGGTAAACTCCCATTATTTGAGCGAAGGCGACAAAGAAAACTCAGAGTACAATCTTAAGCAAATGTTTCTCGTATTAAACAAATTGAAGAAAGATAATTTTTTGTTGGATTTGAACTATTTGTATATAAATGTAAAATTAGCGGATTATTTTACAGCGGCAAATGAGTTTGAAAAGGCTATGAAACTATTAGATAATAATATTAAAATTATAGAAAAATATTTCAACAAGAATCCAGACAAATTCGGTTTTGATTATATTTTGAGCGCCATAGACTATGGAACCACGTATTTGAAATTAAATAATAAAACAGAATATCAAAAGAGCACTTCTCTCCTAACGCTAAAGAAATCAAAAAAACATTTAAAATATTGTGAGTTTGAAAATAAATACATTTCAGATTTGAAACAAAACGTAGACATATTAATTAAAGAAATAAAATAA
- the parS gene encoding type II RES/Xre toxin-antitoxin system antitoxin, with amino-acid sequence MKRTTSRIANGEFNDWDDESQKFDMIKLVREGIAYDDFLKFFRNEPFTDKEWANYLGISSRTLDRYRNGRKNFPAKQSERIIEIKRLLNYGESVFEDYDNFMEWLETKNIPMGGIVPKNLLDTTLGINMVQDQLGRIEQGILA; translated from the coding sequence ATGAAAAGAACAACTTCAAGAATCGCCAATGGCGAGTTCAATGATTGGGACGATGAGTCCCAAAAATTCGATATGATAAAACTTGTCCGAGAGGGAATAGCATATGACGACTTTCTTAAGTTTTTCCGAAATGAACCGTTTACCGACAAGGAATGGGCCAATTATTTGGGCATATCTTCCAGAACACTTGACCGCTACCGGAATGGGCGCAAAAACTTTCCTGCAAAACAGTCGGAACGTATTATTGAGATAAAGCGTCTACTTAACTATGGGGAATCGGTTTTTGAAGATTACGATAATTTTATGGAATGGTTGGAGACCAAGAATATCCCCATGGGTGGTATCGTTCCCAAAAACCTTCTTGACACTACATTGGGCATCAATATGGTACAGGATCAATTAGGCCGAATAGAACAGGGCATCCTTGCATGA
- a CDS encoding RES family NAD+ phosphorylase, which produces MKLYRLSKEKYKDDLSGKGAERYGGRWNTKGMRMVYTSDSRALAKLEVAVHVSLNRLPRNYYMVTINIPDRLISTYESSMLKGKNWKNNPPIKFTQSEGDGFLRNKEGLALRVPSAVVQGDYNILINPEHPDIKKTSVLQVEKFDFDIRLFK; this is translated from the coding sequence ATGAAGTTATACCGGCTCTCCAAAGAAAAATACAAGGACGACCTTTCCGGTAAGGGGGCAGAACGTTATGGAGGCCGTTGGAATACTAAGGGTATGAGAATGGTCTATACCTCAGACTCGCGGGCACTTGCCAAATTGGAAGTGGCCGTACACGTTTCTCTGAACCGCTTGCCCCGAAACTATTACATGGTCACCATCAATATTCCCGATAGGTTGATAAGTACCTATGAAAGTTCAATGCTCAAAGGCAAGAATTGGAAGAACAATCCCCCTATCAAGTTTACCCAATCTGAAGGGGATGGGTTTCTAAGAAACAAAGAGGGTTTGGCCCTAAGGGTCCCTTCCGCTGTTGTACAAGGGGACTATAATATTTTGATAAACCCGGAACATCCGGACATTAAAAAGACATCCGTGCTACAAGTAGAAAAGTTTGATTTTGACATAAGGTTATTTAAGTAA
- a CDS encoding TonB-dependent receptor domain-containing protein, with protein sequence MKHFLNSCFLVVPKKSLKFFFISIFILFSFSSFAQKGAITGSVLDKTTQEPIPYANVILKSGDNIVTGGITTENGSFSIDDVIFGTYNFEVQFIGYKTENQTLTLDKDHRKLSLGAIGIEEDAVALEAVEVTAERSTIEQKIDRKVINVGKDLTTAGASASDIMGNIPSVSITQDGELSLRGNENVRVLVDGKPTNISSRELLQQIPSTSIKTIELITNPSAKYNPEGMSGIINITLKKNTNLGFNGSINTGFTYGERARYNNSLSLNYRNGKANFYGSYGNRFGEGVTNGFINRTVERTGQDILSLADRTSHLFKFGVDYYINDKNTLSVYTNQNFFDAILDAERNISFLNTPDANFNQFDLTDRNNINASYNVDFKHDFSKEGHSIELEVDYNTLKSDTNNDFDFTGNTPLANYDEFIDDTRTNTTINLDYVNPLSDNVTLEIGLETRLRRTENTYTTDRIDFSNSDFRYDRNIHSFYTTFSQSLGKWQYNLGIRLEDYNVDTQFNEVLEAPFNFTDKLFNIYPSGFLKYSPSQESKNSYQLSFSRRIDRPSLNQINPIRQLSTPQLILSGNPSLVPQFTNSVELNYNRKLQKGNFTFGGFYRRINDEINRRGFFDEDNPTVLIVDYDNFDSNDAYGLELSASYRPTNWWSLNGSFDVYSRTQKGFIEGESVEVNNTLMNTKLNNSFKATKDLTFQLFTFYSGRQSVLQYDLKDNFFINTGARYNFAKGKGTLSLNFNDIFRTQRFAFETFRTIIQEGQFKTDSRSVYLGLAYRFGSGKNKSIKRKKRDKNVKADKLL encoded by the coding sequence ATGAAGCATTTTCTAAATTCTTGTTTTTTAGTAGTCCCTAAAAAGAGTTTAAAGTTCTTTTTTATATCGATTTTCATATTGTTCTCCTTTTCCAGTTTTGCCCAAAAAGGAGCTATTACAGGTTCTGTATTGGATAAAACTACACAAGAACCTATTCCATATGCCAATGTTATTTTGAAATCAGGAGATAATATCGTTACAGGTGGAATCACTACTGAAAATGGTAGTTTCAGTATCGACGATGTCATATTTGGAACCTATAATTTTGAAGTCCAGTTTATCGGATACAAGACTGAGAACCAAACACTGACCCTTGACAAAGACCATAGAAAACTAAGCTTAGGAGCTATAGGTATTGAAGAAGATGCGGTTGCATTGGAAGCTGTCGAAGTAACGGCGGAACGCTCTACCATAGAACAAAAGATTGATAGAAAAGTCATTAATGTTGGTAAAGACCTTACCACAGCAGGTGCTTCCGCAAGTGATATTATGGGGAACATACCATCGGTCAGTATTACCCAAGATGGAGAATTGTCTTTACGAGGGAATGAAAATGTACGCGTACTCGTAGATGGTAAACCTACTAATATAAGTTCTCGTGAGCTTTTGCAGCAAATACCTTCTACCTCAATAAAAACTATCGAACTGATTACCAATCCATCGGCAAAATACAATCCTGAGGGAATGAGCGGTATCATTAATATCACGTTAAAAAAGAATACCAATTTAGGATTCAATGGCTCCATAAATACAGGTTTCACCTACGGAGAACGTGCGCGATATAATAATTCCCTTAGCCTAAACTATAGAAATGGAAAAGCGAATTTTTACGGGAGTTATGGAAACAGATTTGGAGAAGGAGTGACTAACGGATTCATTAACAGAACCGTAGAACGTACTGGACAAGATATTTTAAGTCTTGCAGACCGTACATCGCACTTGTTCAAATTTGGAGTGGACTATTATATCAATGACAAAAACACCTTATCAGTCTACACCAACCAGAATTTCTTTGATGCAATTTTAGATGCTGAGCGAAACATTTCATTTTTAAACACCCCGGATGCCAATTTCAATCAGTTTGATTTGACCGATAGAAATAATATAAATGCCTCTTATAACGTAGATTTTAAGCATGATTTTTCAAAAGAAGGGCATTCCATTGAGCTGGAAGTTGATTACAACACCTTAAAAAGCGATACCAATAACGATTTTGATTTTACTGGAAACACACCCTTGGCAAACTATGATGAGTTTATCGATGATACTCGAACCAACACCACAATAAATCTGGATTATGTGAATCCACTTTCTGATAATGTAACCTTAGAAATTGGCTTGGAAACCCGTTTGAGACGTACAGAAAACACATATACAACAGACCGTATTGATTTTAGTAATTCAGATTTTAGATATGACCGTAATATCCATTCCTTTTACACCACTTTTAGCCAAAGTTTGGGAAAATGGCAATACAATCTTGGAATACGTTTAGAAGATTATAATGTGGATACACAGTTTAATGAAGTCTTAGAGGCACCATTTAATTTTACCGATAAGCTTTTTAATATTTACCCATCAGGCTTCTTAAAATATAGCCCTAGTCAGGAAAGTAAAAACTCGTATCAGTTGAGTTTTAGCCGAAGGATCGATCGCCCTTCCTTAAATCAGATTAACCCCATACGGCAGTTAAGCACACCTCAACTCATTCTTTCGGGAAACCCAAGTTTGGTGCCTCAATTCACCAATTCCGTAGAACTCAACTATAATAGAAAACTACAAAAAGGCAATTTCACATTTGGCGGTTTTTATAGAAGAATTAATGACGAAATCAATAGACGAGGGTTTTTTGATGAAGACAATCCTACGGTCTTAATTGTTGACTACGATAACTTTGATAGTAATGATGCCTATGGTTTGGAGTTATCCGCAAGTTACCGGCCTACCAATTGGTGGAGCCTTAACGGAAGTTTTGATGTGTATTCCAGAACCCAAAAAGGTTTTATCGAGGGAGAAAGCGTAGAAGTGAACAATACGTTAATGAATACGAAGCTGAATAACAGTTTTAAAGCCACTAAGGACCTCACCTTTCAATTATTTACGTTTTACAGTGGAAGGCAAAGTGTTTTACAATATGATTTAAAAGATAATTTCTTTATAAATACCGGTGCACGCTACAATTTTGCCAAAGGCAAGGGAACGTTAAGCCTAAACTTCAACGATATTTTTAGAACACAGCGTTTCGCCTTTGAAACCTTTAGAACTATCATTCAGGAGGGGCAGTTTAAAACAGATTCCCGTTCCGTGTATTTAGGTTTGGCATACCGTTTTGGTAGCGGAAAGAACAAAAGTATAAAGCGGAAAAAAAGAGATAAAAACGTGAAAGCGGATAAACTTTTGTAG
- a CDS encoding sensor histidine kinase: MQHFLEISKYKYLVFAILIFAFSASTSSWYYTSTYELAVTFSIRVALQIAMAFIIVEFLIPKLLNKGKTIAFVAGVTLVLFSFYAICTLIFIHFFEPSFPATYVNYIKRFEDPSFFGRFINFGEFVSKSLYLLYPTFLILVLKLYTEKQQLLKLNEQKKTAELAALKNQLNPHFLFNTLNNLYALALKKSEDTPKVIRKLSEILDYILYRCNESYVSLDKEIELIENYLSLEKIRYADRVKIEFSKNVTGQERIAPLLLLTFVENAFKHGVANEIHQARINITISKEGEELLFKVENSKPTITEESDNKESIGLQNIKKQLELLYPKAYDLIIENGKSTFSANLKLAVA; encoded by the coding sequence GTGCAACATTTTTTGGAAATTTCAAAGTACAAGTACTTGGTATTTGCGATTTTGATTTTTGCTTTCTCCGCATCAACTTCAAGTTGGTATTACACAAGTACCTATGAATTGGCTGTAACTTTTAGTATCAGGGTAGCACTTCAAATTGCAATGGCCTTCATTATTGTTGAGTTTTTAATCCCAAAACTTTTGAATAAAGGGAAAACAATCGCATTTGTCGCAGGCGTTACATTGGTGCTCTTTTCATTCTATGCGATTTGCACCCTCATTTTTATTCACTTTTTTGAGCCCTCGTTTCCGGCAACGTATGTGAATTACATCAAGCGTTTTGAAGACCCGTCTTTTTTCGGCCGCTTTATAAATTTTGGCGAATTTGTTTCCAAATCATTGTACCTGCTCTATCCTACTTTTTTGATTTTAGTATTAAAATTATATACGGAAAAGCAACAATTGCTAAAGTTGAACGAACAGAAGAAAACCGCGGAACTTGCCGCATTAAAAAATCAATTGAATCCGCATTTTTTGTTCAATACGTTGAATAATCTATATGCGTTGGCCTTGAAAAAATCAGAGGATACTCCAAAAGTAATCCGTAAGCTATCTGAAATTTTAGACTACATTTTATATCGCTGTAACGAATCTTATGTTTCTTTGGACAAAGAGATTGAGCTGATTGAAAACTATTTGTCCTTAGAAAAAATACGCTATGCGGATAGGGTGAAAATTGAATTCAGTAAAAATGTAACAGGTCAGGAAAGAATTGCCCCACTGCTTTTGCTCACTTTTGTGGAAAATGCCTTTAAACACGGAGTTGCCAATGAGATACATCAGGCCCGCATAAATATCACCATTTCTAAAGAAGGAGAAGAACTTCTTTTCAAAGTTGAAAATAGTAAGCCTACTATTACCGAGGAATCGGACAACAAAGAATCCATAGGGCTTCAAAATATAAAAAAGCAATTGGAACTTTTATATCCGAAAGCTTACGACCTCATTATTGAGAATGGGAAAAGCACGTTTTCGGCCAATCTTAAACTAGCAGTGGCATGA